Within Paenibacillus sabinae T27, the genomic segment GCATGCGGTCTTGCGCTCATACAAATCGGGCAACCCGCCGACGCTCTCTACCGTGAGCTTGCTGTAATGCCCCTGAAAATCGTTAGGGCACCGCTCCAGACCGGGACAATTCGCACAGTTGCGCGCTTCCTCCACATATTGATACAGGCGGCTTAAATGAAGCCTGAGCCTGGATTCCTCCAATTCGGGATGTTCGCTGCGAAGCCGAAGCACGAGCGGATGGTTCAGCAGTTCATGCTCCAAATCCCTCGAACGCAGGCGCAGCGCTGGATTATTCATCGAACGAAGCACTTCGCCCATCGACTCCACCTTAACCCCTCACTTTCCTTACGGCGACTTCGCCGCTCCTTTTTTCTTACTGGCCTTGATATCGGCAGCCATCTGCATCATTGCCGCAAATTCCTCTTCACTCACGGCTCCTGACTGACCATCATCCACCGCAATCTGGATTTCGGGCTTCCCGGACCGGCCTGCGCCCTTCCCATAAGAACGCGAACGCGCTCCCGGCGCGCCGGAGGCCGCTTTTCCTTTGACCTTGGATTGATCGCGTATGTAGCGTACCGCCTTCTCGTAGCTGTTAACCTGCTTGACCAGCATATTGGAGGCAATGGCCTCAACAAAATTGCGGTTGATCCGCTGTTCTCCTCCCGAGGCGACCATGGCCATCAGGTAGTGAATGAGAATGTTGATGACTTCGCCCGGCAGCTTGTAATTGAGATCGATTTTCTCGAAAATATCCAACAGCTGACCCGGCACCGACCCCGGAAAAAAAGTCTGAAGCAGCCGGGTATACGGCTCGTTGCGCAGCATCATATTATATTGGTGAATATCGCATTTGGAGAGGAACTGCGGAGGAACCTCCACATAATATTCCATTTCGACCGGCTGCTCATCGGGCACGATCGGTTCTTCGGCCTGCTCGGCCGCCCGGATGGACACGACCTTTGCGGCGGCAACTTCACGCTGCTCCTGCCGCTTCATATTTTGCCGAAAATGCTGGCTCGCCCGGTGCTGAAGCTCATCCAGCAGCACATCGCCGTCCGGACCAAAAATACCGTCCTCGTCAAGCAGCCGGCATAGATCCTGCGCGCTGAGCTTATATTTGTGGGCCACATAGTTGATGACCCCCATCTGCTCATAATCGAAACGCAGCTTCTCGACATGCGCCCGGTTCACCGACTCCCGCGGAAACCGCAAAATGATGTCGCTGTAGCCGATCTCAAGCTTCCCTTCCCCATTCTTAACGGGCTGTCGGACGGCGGCTACCTCGGTCAGCGCCTGCTCCAGCTCGTAGTCGATGACATGCGTGTTCAGCTCGAAAATATCGTAGAACGGCCGCGAGATATTCTCCTTGCCAACGGCTCCCCTGCTCCATTCCTCCGGCTCCCTGCCCCAAAACTGCTCTCTTAAGGACAAGACGGCGAATTTGCCGACCTTGTCGCGCAGCAGCAGCGTCAAATGCTGAGTGGCAAAAAAATCCGACGGCGACAGCGGAGTCATCAGCTCGTACTCGTACATATAATCTTCGGATTCCGGTATGAAGACCCGACTCGTCTGAAGCAGACCGACCGCTTCCAGCTTGGATGCCTGTTCGATCATCGTTCTGCGGCCCTTCTCGTTCGGTTCGACACCAAGCGTCAGAAACAGGCGCCGCTGCGGCTCCGCAGGCGAATACCCGATTGCTTCTGCCGGAACATGAGAATACAGCAAACGATACAAACTTATAGCTAAAGCGCCGACCATAGGCTGGTAAATGGAGCTCAACATACGTTCGTCGACGGGACTGAGACCGAATTCGCGGGAAACGCAGTACCGATGATGTTCGGTGA encodes:
- a CDS encoding helicase DnaB; this translates as MHISHLHHFTEHHRYCVSREFGLSPVDERMLSSIYQPMVGALAISLYRLLYSHVPAEAIGYSPAEPQRRLFLTLGVEPNEKGRRTMIEQASKLEAVGLLQTSRVFIPESEDYMYEYELMTPLSPSDFFATQHLTLLLRDKVGKFAVLSLREQFWGREPEEWSRGAVGKENISRPFYDIFELNTHVIDYELEQALTEVAAVRQPVKNGEGKLEIGYSDIILRFPRESVNRAHVEKLRFDYEQMGVINYVAHKYKLSAQDLCRLLDEDGIFGPDGDVLLDELQHRASQHFRQNMKRQEQREVAAAKVVSIRAAEQAEEPIVPDEQPVEMEYYVEVPPQFLSKCDIHQYNMMLRNEPYTRLLQTFFPGSVPGQLLDIFEKIDLNYKLPGEVINILIHYLMAMVASGGEQRINRNFVEAIASNMLVKQVNSYEKAVRYIRDQSKVKGKAASGAPGARSRSYGKGAGRSGKPEIQIAVDDGQSGAVSEEEFAAMMQMAADIKASKKKGAAKSP